A genome region from Phoenix dactylifera cultivar Barhee BC4 chromosome 18, palm_55x_up_171113_PBpolish2nd_filt_p, whole genome shotgun sequence includes the following:
- the LOC103724049 gene encoding NDR1/HIN1-like protein 6 has protein sequence MAGHQRIHPVDVESPPPSAPRAPLNFSQSEEHDVAGPLQGTIPVAQAKPAKKKRSCCKCLCCTTLTIVVLIILIGATAGILYLIFDPKIPKYSVDRLSISAFDVDSSMTVRASFNVTVTARNPNKKIGIYYEEGSYLSVRYTDSSLCNGSFPEFYQGHRSTTVLSIIMTGETQLGSGLLTELQRQQQTGTIPLLFKGDVPVRVKFGRLKLWKVTFGVRCNLVVNSLSASNQISIKSSSCKFKLKH, from the coding sequence ATGGCTGGTCACCAGAGAATTCATCCGGTGGACGTCGAATCTCCACCACCGTCAGCTCCACGAGCGCCCCTCAACTTCTCGCAATCCGAAGAGCACGATGTCGCCGGTCCGTTGCAAGGCACCATCCCGGTAGCCCAAGCAAAGCCAGCCAAGAAGAAGAGGAGCTGCTGCAAGTGTTTGTGCTGCACCACCCTCACCATTGTCGTACTCATCATCCTTATTGGAGCCACTGCTGGAATTCTATATCTCATCTTCGACCCCAAGATACCCAAGTACTCGGTCGACCGCCTCAGCATCTCGGCATTTGATGTGGACAGCAGCATGACAGTCAGGGCCAGCTTCAACGTGACGGTCACTGCAAGGAATCCTAACAAGAAGATTGGCATCTACTATGAGGAAGGAAGCTATCTGAGCGTGCGGTACACCGATAGCAGCCTGTGCAACGGGAGCTTCCCGGAGTTCTACCAGGGCCACCGGAGCACGACTGTGCTAAGCATCATAATGACCGGCGAGACCCAGCTGGGGAGCGGGCTCCTCACCGAGTTGCAGCGGCAGCAGCAGACCGGGACGATACCGCTGCTCTTTAAAGGCGATGTGCCGGTGAGGGTGAAGTTTGGGAGACTGAAGCTCTGGAAGGTGACCTTCGGAGTCAGGTGCAATCTGGTGGTGAATAGTTTGAGTGCCAGCAATCAGATTAGCATCAAATCAAGCAGCTGCAAGTTTAAGTTGAAGCActga